In the genome of Mycoplasma seminis, one region contains:
- the def gene encoding peptide deformylase — MNKKFDIKIVQLPDKVLRKKSHDVPIPLQEEDIELAERMIYHIDDSQTEGTQFRPGVGVAAVQYGILKNVFYVYVQDSQGNTAFKDVLFNPRVVAKSNKKIALEEGEGCLSVDEAWPNQEGFIHRSDRIVVDAYSYYEKKWLRYEVSGYIAIVFQHELDHLNGMLFIDRISQKNPWKKLPKAQYL, encoded by the coding sequence ATGAATAAAAAATTTGATATTAAAATCGTACAATTACCTGATAAGGTACTTAGAAAAAAATCACATGATGTACCAATTCCTCTTCAAGAAGAAGATATTGAACTTGCAGAAAGAATGATATATCACATTGATGATTCACAAACAGAAGGGACACAATTTAGACCAGGAGTAGGTGTTGCTGCAGTGCAATATGGAATCCTTAAAAATGTTTTTTATGTCTATGTGCAAGACTCACAAGGAAATACAGCATTTAAAGATGTATTGTTTAACCCAAGAGTTGTAGCTAAAAGTAATAAAAAAATAGCTCTTGAAGAAGGTGAAGGATGTTTATCTGTTGATGAAGCTTGACCAAATCAAGAAGGTTTCATTCACAGATCAGATCGTATTGTAGTTGATGCTTATAGTTATTATGAAAAGAAATGACTTCGTTATGAGGTTTCTGGATATATTGCTATCGTCTTTCAACATGAATTAGATCACTTAAATGGTATGTTATTTATCGATCGTATTTCACAAAAAAATCCTTGAAAAAAATTACCTAAAGCACAATATTTATAA
- a CDS encoding PQ-loop domain-containing transporter, producing the protein MLKELFNEGTAATVTTVVEAPKSMSITFQIFLWMSVVFIISLSLPQLFKLIKEKRTGNVSFLSFWIFHIGILLWVIWGATNQLGLGMLNVMIADGISLYVNGIMTILLYYHKKEFTVKQKVAGYVGVGLTWVLGAMFIAFYCVDMAAYSQLSEAAQKTFKGTFQVAAGASTAMGFIFPAFTTLAFTPQLIQSFKTNEWQGVTYWMYVLYVVNNIIWIVWWGLGMGLESYKATPNYGSLIAGMVWQVISLTIFSIQLGFTLYDKALLKKGVDRTKKAA; encoded by the coding sequence ATGTTAAAAGAACTATTTAATGAAGGAACAGCTGCTACAGTTACTACTGTAGTAGAAGCTCCAAAAAGTATGAGTATAACGTTCCAAATATTCCTTTGGATGTCTGTTGTATTCATTATCTCACTTAGCTTACCTCAATTATTTAAACTCATTAAAGAAAAAAGAACTGGAAATGTTAGTTTCTTATCATTCTGAATTTTCCACATCGGTATTCTTTTATGAGTAATCTGAGGTGCTACAAACCAATTAGGCCTAGGAATGCTAAATGTTATGATAGCTGATGGTATTTCATTATATGTTAATGGAATAATGACTATTCTTCTTTACTACCACAAAAAAGAATTCACAGTTAAACAAAAAGTTGCTGGATATGTTGGAGTAGGACTTACATGAGTATTAGGAGCTATGTTTATCGCATTTTATTGTGTTGATATGGCTGCATATAGTCAATTATCAGAAGCTGCTCAAAAAACATTTAAAGGTACATTCCAAGTAGCTGCTGGTGCTTCAACAGCTATGGGATTCATTTTCCCTGCATTTACAACTCTTGCATTTACACCACAATTAATTCAATCATTTAAAACAAATGAATGACAAGGAGTTACATATTGAATGTATGTTCTTTATGTTGTTAACAACATTATTTGAATCGTGTGATGAGGACTTGGTATGGGACTTGAATCATACAAAGCAACTCCAAACTACGGAAGTTTAATTGCCGGAATGGTATGACAAGTAATCTCGCTTACAATCTTTAGTATTCAATTAGGATTTACATTATATGACAAGGCCTTACTTAAAAAAGGAGTAGATCGTACTAAAAAAGCTGCTTAA
- the hinT gene encoding histidine triad protein HinT, translated as MSTIFTQIINREIPSKILYEDDKVIAIYDAFPKKPGHFLVIPKDEQANILQNNEEDFLHAMKVARMLAKKEIIDQGIAGFKIVINTGKSAGQVVFHTHIHVIPYRDGEQGEE; from the coding sequence ATGTCAACAATATTTACACAAATAATTAATCGTGAAATACCAAGTAAAATACTTTATGAAGATGATAAAGTAATTGCAATTTATGATGCTTTTCCTAAAAAACCTGGTCATTTTCTAGTAATCCCAAAAGATGAACAAGCTAACATACTGCAAAATAACGAAGAGGACTTCCTGCATGCAATGAAAGTCGCTAGAATGTTAGCAAAAAAAGAAATTATTGATCAAGGTATTGCTGGATTTAAAATAGTAATCAACACTGGAAAAAGTGCTGGTCAAGTTGTATTTCACACTCATATCCATGTTATCCCGTATCGTGACGGAGAACAAGGGGAAGAATAA
- a CDS encoding IS256 family transposase, with amino-acid sequence MIFEKNKFLRKQFYKLGEEFRDMAFAFSLNADQIIETIEEQLNNEIETHIIEQRTIGINEYRNGYYEKTIYTLNGKLPIKIPRLRGNNFASKIINKYERCSKDFENLISLMLMSFLSYEQIIDTMYGFTGIKIGHSIITRISEKIKTKYEGMYDGPINDDVVALFIDASYHDVKRWYNPETGEILNTYPNRSEKNKFIQKSYKQALYTAITINENGYKELVGLEVMDQESSETWSKFLNSLYERGLKNPAVVISDDFSGINNVINSVFPNALIQKCNFHKMMNFMNHVPTKERKEVRNDIKKIYEAENRNEADKAFVFVRNKYKDKYPRLIRILEKSLEEMTTFFKLPASIRKYIYTNNISEGFNSSFRKYVKEKCSHANIRTFKIFAIVASQRICRTWKTRQIKF; translated from the coding sequence ATGATTTTTGAAAAGAATAAATTTTTAAGAAAACAATTTTATAAACTCGGAGAGGAATTTAGAGATATGGCTTTTGCTTTTAGTCTTAATGCAGATCAAATAATCGAAACTATCGAAGAACAATTAAATAATGAAATCGAAACACACATAATTGAACAAAGAACAATCGGAATCAATGAATATAGAAATGGATATTATGAAAAAACCATTTATACATTGAATGGTAAATTACCTATAAAAATCCCTAGACTTAGAGGGAATAATTTTGCATCAAAAATTATTAATAAATACGAAAGATGCTCAAAAGATTTTGAGAACCTAATTTCATTAATGCTTATGTCATTTTTATCATATGAACAAATTATTGATACTATGTATGGCTTTACAGGAATAAAAATTGGTCACTCAATAATCACAAGAATATCTGAAAAAATTAAAACAAAATATGAAGGTATGTATGATGGTCCGATAAATGATGATGTTGTTGCATTATTTATTGATGCTTCATACCATGATGTAAAAAGATGATACAACCCTGAAACAGGTGAGATATTAAATACTTATCCAAATAGATCTGAAAAGAACAAATTTATTCAGAAAAGTTACAAACAAGCCTTGTACACAGCTATAACAATAAATGAAAACGGTTATAAAGAGCTGGTTGGATTAGAAGTTATGGACCAAGAATCTTCAGAAACATGAAGCAAGTTTTTAAATTCATTATATGAAAGAGGTCTTAAAAATCCAGCTGTTGTTATATCAGATGATTTTAGTGGAATTAATAATGTTATTAATTCTGTTTTTCCTAATGCTTTAATTCAAAAATGTAATTTTCATAAAATGATGAACTTTATGAATCATGTTCCAACTAAAGAAAGAAAAGAAGTTAGAAATGATATCAAAAAGATTTATGAAGCCGAGAACAGAAATGAAGCTGATAAGGCATTCGTCTTTGTTAGAAATAAATACAAGGATAAATATCCAAGATTAATTAGAATTTTAGAGAAATCATTAGAAGAAATGACTACCTTCTTTAAATTACCTGCATCAATCAGAAAATATATTTACACAAACAATATTAGTGAAGGATTTAATTCATCATTTAGGAAATATGTAAAAGAAAAATGCTCGCATGCGAACATACGAACATTTAAAATTTTTGCGATTGTTGCAAGTCAAAGAATTTGTCGAACATGAAAAACTAGACAAATAAAATTCTAA
- a CDS encoding Cof-type HAD-IIB family hydrolase: MKLVFAYDLDGTLLRKDNTIHPDTLKALEEVELAGHVNVIATGRGLKKVLPLIKDGTIQFVDYIVCSNGALIYDVYNDKTTVLNTVPNKVFYILKDKAIENDLILTVDTIDYNGSYLPNNQFPKWMSKEQIMDMNILNIATLEHLEKVVLNKESVITQIALRNPIEKAKEITDSIREATKDLPCVVYLTNSVYTDVNPENISKIVGVREVLKMLNLTEDNLVAFGDSGNDVAMIEAAKFGVALGNATKDAKAVADLVIDDHQTATIGHTLLKIINEDTI; encoded by the coding sequence ATGAAATTAGTATTCGCTTATGATTTAGATGGTACATTACTTAGAAAAGATAATACTATCCACCCAGATACTTTAAAAGCTTTAGAAGAAGTTGAATTAGCTGGACATGTAAATGTAATTGCAACAGGTAGAGGACTTAAAAAAGTTCTACCTTTAATCAAAGATGGAACAATTCAATTTGTGGATTATATTGTTTGCTCAAACGGTGCATTAATTTATGATGTTTATAATGATAAAACAACAGTACTTAATACAGTTCCTAATAAGGTTTTTTACATCCTTAAAGATAAAGCTATAGAAAACGATTTAATCCTAACTGTAGATACAATTGATTATAATGGTTCATATTTACCTAACAATCAATTCCCGAAATGAATGTCTAAAGAACAAATTATGGATATGAATATTCTTAATATTGCTACTTTAGAACATTTAGAAAAAGTTGTTTTAAATAAAGAAAGCGTTATTACACAAATTGCACTAAGAAATCCAATTGAAAAAGCTAAGGAAATTACTGATAGCATTAGAGAAGCTACTAAAGATTTACCTTGTGTAGTTTATTTAACTAATTCAGTTTATACTGATGTTAATCCAGAAAATATTTCAAAAATTGTGGGTGTAAGAGAAGTGTTAAAAATGCTTAATTTAACTGAAGATAATTTAGTAGCCTTCGGTGATAGTGGAAATGATGTTGCAATGATAGAAGCTGCAAAATTCGGTGTAGCTTTAGGAAACGCAACAAAAGATGCAAAAGCGGTTGCTGATTTAGTTATTGACGATCACCAAACTGCAACAATTGGACATACATTACTTAAGATAATTAATGAAGACACAATTTAG
- a CDS encoding IS30 family transposase: MLIENKYNKKSIFCIKIEEQVYKTVALKTQREAYHHFVIMDSLNNENINKMHKEINSIREQKITNFNIEKLAIMFKHFETANSLTEIAKLMNISNKILKQNLKLATLDLKAEDSYKFCSNCGKRLTTIFKVSHHEWYKYKIENIKNPVEQLRQNTLLKWKDIVRFSKYWSKQHKRVKKLLSKGQQISIDEKKFEPLISVATFLDYYKEQLEDKNAFVPTPQAFYDFMDRDYVHEIDFSIFIIKSKRGISKAHWDKQQNKKKKPKGTQSTKINFGISIHLAPLSIRNREEFGHYEMDTVILNLRAKWCILTLLERKTRMLFGILTRRDAESVKEALITLINHHNLTILSLTIDNGSENVKLNEIKQIPVIYKCDTYSSWQKGSIENAHKKIRNFLPKGKFPRYVNDEYIFQMFIAINDQYREYIDDKTGRKIRLKTSEFFNSFI, translated from the coding sequence ATGTTAATCGAGAATAAATATAATAAAAAAAGTATTTTTTGTATAAAAATTGAGGAGCAGGTTTACAAGACTGTTGCATTAAAAACACAAAGAGAAGCATACCACCATTTTGTGATTATGGATTCATTAAATAATGAAAATATAAACAAGATGCATAAAGAAATAAATAGCATCAGAGAACAGAAAATCACAAATTTTAACATTGAAAAACTCGCAATAATGTTTAAACATTTTGAAACAGCAAATTCACTTACTGAAATTGCAAAATTGATGAATATATCAAATAAAATTTTGAAGCAAAATTTAAAACTAGCCACATTAGATCTTAAAGCAGAAGACTCATATAAATTCTGTAGTAATTGTGGAAAGAGATTAACAACTATTTTTAAAGTTTCACATCATGAGTGATATAAATATAAAATAGAAAATATTAAAAATCCAGTTGAACAATTAAGGCAAAATACCTTATTAAAATGAAAAGATATTGTTCGCTTTTCAAAATACTGAAGTAAACAACACAAACGAGTTAAAAAACTTTTATCTAAAGGACAACAAATTTCTATTGATGAAAAGAAATTTGAACCACTTATATCTGTTGCTACATTTCTTGATTATTATAAAGAGCAATTGGAAGATAAAAATGCTTTTGTCCCTACACCGCAGGCTTTTTATGACTTTATGGATCGTGATTATGTACATGAAATAGATTTTTCAATATTTATTATTAAATCAAAAAGAGGAATATCTAAAGCTCATTGAGATAAACAGCAAAATAAGAAGAAAAAGCCAAAAGGAACTCAATCAACAAAGATTAATTTTGGAATTTCTATACATTTAGCTCCGCTATCTATAAGAAACAGAGAAGAGTTTGGTCATTATGAAATGGACACTGTAATACTTAATTTAAGAGCTAAATGATGTATTTTAACATTGCTCGAAAGAAAAACGAGAATGTTATTTGGGATTTTAACACGGCGAGATGCTGAATCGGTTAAAGAAGCGCTTATTACACTAATTAACCATCATAATTTAACAATATTATCTTTAACCATTGATAATGGTTCTGAAAATGTAAAGTTAAATGAAATTAAACAAATACCAGTTATTTATAAGTGCGATACATATTCTTCATGACAAAAAGGAAGCATAGAAAATGCTCATAAAAAAATCAGAAACTTTTTACCAAAAGGCAAGTTTCCTAGATATGTTAATGATGAATATATTTTTCAAATGTTTATCGCAATAAACGACCAATATAGAGAGTATATTGATGATAAAACAGGTAGAAAAATAAGACTAAAAACTTCAGAGTTTTTCAATAGTTTTATTTAA
- a CDS encoding IS3 family transposase, translating to MFAASQIRKSHYYYWEKHFLTPIDKDFELKETIQKIFEESNKTYGYRRITMELHNRSINVNHKKVLKLMKLLNLVVYRRKHKKYSSYKGQIGPIADNLIQRNFISKKPLEKLFTDITEFKLFDDLKVYLSLVVDGFNGEILSAAVSLSPNLQLIKDTFEPLIKSRNLSGCIIHSDQGWHYQHKYFVNLLKANNIIQSMSRKGNSPDNGLVEILIWNNKIGILLPKQKQFHKS from the coding sequence TTATTTGCTGCTTCGCAAATAAGAAAATCTCATTATTACTATTGAGAAAAACATTTTTTAACTCCTATTGATAAGGATTTTGAATTAAAAGAAACAATTCAAAAGATATTTGAAGAAAGTAACAAAACTTATGGTTACAGAAGAATCACTATGGAATTACACAACAGAAGTATTAATGTAAATCATAAAAAGGTTCTAAAACTAATGAAATTACTTAATTTAGTCGTTTATAGAAGAAAACATAAGAAATATTCATCTTACAAAGGACAAATAGGACCGATTGCAGATAATTTAATCCAAAGAAATTTCATAAGCAAGAAACCTTTAGAAAAGCTTTTTACAGATATCACAGAATTTAAACTTTTTGATGATTTAAAGGTTTATTTATCTTTAGTAGTAGATGGATTTAATGGTGAAATTTTATCAGCCGCCGTTTCATTGAGTCCTAATTTACAATTAATAAAAGATACTTTTGAACCATTAATTAAAAGCAGAAATTTAAGTGGTTGCATAATTCATTCAGACCAAGGCTGACATTATCAACATAAATATTTTGTTAACTTATTAAAAGCTAACAATATTATCCAAAGTATGTCAAGAAAAGGAAATAGTCCGGATAATGGATTAGTTGAAATCCTTATTTGGAACAATAAAATTGGAATTCTTTTACCCAAACAAAAACAATTTCACAAATCTTAA
- a CDS encoding IS3 family transposase has translation MEFFYPNKNNFTNLNNFVEKLFDYLDFYNNKRIKIRLKGKTQLSTEKILKI, from the coding sequence TTGGAATTCTTTTACCCAAACAAAAACAATTTCACAAATCTTAATAATTTTGTGGAAAAATTATTTGACTATCTTGACTTTTATAACAATAAAAGAATTAAAATTAGATTGAAAGGAAAAACCCAATTGAGTACAGAAAAGATTTTGAAAATCTAA
- a CDS encoding DJ-1/PfpI family protein → MDSKLKILVLVENNFNDIELTSTLSVLKAADVVEQITYFSPEIYQAQGQFGITQLNDVEQMVVFDQYDAIFIPGGRGAQTLRKDKISLQIVKYFYNSNKYVFAICDAPNVLMEAKILKSECTYSSYPSEWSLSTRGANRSNEMTSVDGKLITGKNAFAAPLLGLRIIKELYGEELEQATYLRINGD, encoded by the coding sequence ATGGATTCAAAACTTAAAATACTTGTATTAGTTGAAAATAACTTCAACGATATAGAATTAACTTCTACTCTTAGTGTGCTTAAAGCTGCTGATGTAGTGGAGCAAATCACTTATTTCTCACCTGAAATTTATCAAGCACAAGGACAATTTGGAATTACTCAATTAAATGATGTAGAACAAATGGTTGTCTTTGATCAGTATGATGCTATCTTTATCCCTGGTGGTAGAGGTGCTCAAACTTTACGTAAAGATAAAATTTCTTTACAAATTGTTAAATACTTCTACAACTCAAATAAATATGTATTTGCAATATGTGATGCTCCAAATGTTTTAATGGAAGCTAAGATTCTTAAATCTGAATGCACTTACTCTTCATATCCATCTGAATGAAGTTTATCAACACGAGGAGCTAATCGTTCAAACGAAATGACTTCAGTGGATGGAAAACTGATTACAGGTAAAAATGCATTCGCAGCCCCATTGCTTGGACTTAGAATTATTAAAGAACTTTATGGTGAAGAATTAGAACAAGCTACTTATCTAAGAATCAATGGTGATTAA
- a CDS encoding S8 family serine peptidase, whose product MMNKNGVYIMNFSYNHIAGTSLYNSELNNLNTTAKNVDLEVIRQPENILVFSAGNDNDEKLEKNRYINGQQLSLNSIVVGSHDRLLIRSSFSSYLTKGRTVDLLANGERYFNEDIKEMWYGTSFSAPFVTGVISLLKDKYPYIFDEGHDSIIAKSIIHTSSKNKNRFINQTGLNEDGVGALDASKCDESIKSLVYLKFRNSEPENKNKNIYNFDSKLIDIKTVYLEKNDTVRGDISWLWDGKTHTNGDAYINDFDLYLYDEDGNEIAKSNSSNINSEFIRYTAQKDGNYTFKIKYFKNINESDIYKNSKRETDVAFTATVEGIEHE is encoded by the coding sequence ATGATGAATAAGAATGGTGTCTATATTATGAATTTTAGTTATAACCATATAGCTGGAACATCATTATATAATTCAGAGTTAAACAATTTAAATACTACCGCAAAAAATGTTGATTTAGAAGTGATAAGACAGCCAGAAAATATATTGGTTTTTTCTGCTGGGAATGATAATGATGAAAAGTTAGAGAAAAATAGATACATAAATGGCCAACAATTAAGTTTAAACTCTATTGTTGTTGGAAGTCATGATAGATTATTAATTAGATCGTCATTTTCATCTTACTTAACAAAAGGCAGAACAGTTGACTTATTAGCGAATGGTGAAAGATATTTTAATGAAGATATAAAAGAAATGTGATATGGAACAAGTTTTTCTGCACCATTTGTTACTGGAGTGATTTCTTTATTAAAAGATAAGTATCCATACATTTTTGATGAGGGTCATGATAGCATAATAGCAAAATCTATAATTCATACTTCATCGAAAAATAAAAATAGATTTATTAATCAAACTGGTTTAAACGAAGATGGAGTAGGCGCTTTGGATGCATCAAAATGTGATGAATCAATAAAATCATTAGTTTATTTAAAATTTAGAAATTCTGAACCTGAAAATAAAAATAAAAACATCTATAATTTTGATTCCAAACTTATCGATATTAAAACCGTATATCTAGAAAAAAATGATACTGTTAGAGGCGATATTTCTTGATTGTGAGATGGTAAGACACATACTAATGGTGATGCTTATATAAATGACTTTGATTTATATTTGTATGATGAGGATGGAAACGAAATAGCTAAATCTAATTCCTCAAATATTAATTCTGAATTTATTAGATACACAGCACAAAAAGATGGAAATTATACTTTCAAAATTAAATATTTTAAAAACATAAATGAGAGCGACATCTACAAAAACAGTAAAAGAGAAACAGATGTTGCATTCACCGCAACAGTAGAAGGAATAGAGCATGAGTAA
- a CDS encoding HinT-interacting membrane complex lipoprotein P60 has protein sequence MKAKFRNLLLAAPIATIPLAAVSCGVDKDTPEKVKQDLILKSEQIKNIVEDQWMQATLKSLYNVEQTAELISNATYKAEALAAYQALVANENLKNSFYLLTQINTWASLGILTKDDITAFSDFLNGTSANIKDAYNKANVNEEQFIRLYSNKQTKVAFAVNKLLLVNKYFQISSLADLEKIDSSSTSLYKNKFQLNQFNLINYVINNKSVQLWKYEDTNANNLFTMSSYQIKDIKNYEGLIKKSTAINDTATSALLINPNATWEINLGGYKGITSNPYEMSYKVDDLLNLDANKNLVGFYDFTNNKLVSVAENGTLQTPVNVSSDGKKIEVAYMSLILPLAKKTTEKVTEDGKEVEKEKSILSFDETVYKDNLSQLRLILAVSDDKLYAKAQKAFADLGYLAHVDKNIKEITKGMPIVAK, from the coding sequence ATGAAAGCTAAATTTAGAAATTTACTCTTAGCTGCTCCTATTGCTACAATTCCTCTTGCTGCAGTATCTTGTGGGGTTGATAAAGATACTCCTGAAAAAGTTAAACAAGATTTAATACTTAAAAGCGAACAAATTAAAAACATCGTTGAAGACCAATGAATGCAAGCTACCTTAAAATCACTTTACAATGTTGAACAAACTGCTGAATTAATTTCAAATGCTACTTACAAGGCTGAAGCATTAGCTGCTTATCAAGCTTTAGTTGCTAACGAAAACTTAAAAAACTCATTCTATTTATTAACTCAAATTAATACTTGAGCTTCACTTGGGATATTAACTAAAGATGATATTACAGCTTTTAGTGATTTCTTAAATGGAACTTCAGCAAATATTAAAGATGCTTACAACAAAGCTAATGTTAATGAAGAACAATTTATTAGATTGTATTCAAACAAGCAAACTAAAGTTGCTTTTGCAGTAAATAAATTACTTTTAGTTAACAAATACTTCCAAATTAGTTCACTTGCTGATTTAGAAAAAATTGATTCAAGCTCTACTTCTTTATATAAAAATAAATTCCAATTAAATCAATTCAATTTAATTAATTATGTAATTAATAATAAATCAGTACAACTTTGAAAATATGAAGATACCAATGCAAATAACTTATTTACAATGAGTTCATATCAAATCAAAGATATCAAAAACTATGAAGGATTAATTAAAAAGTCTACAGCTATCAATGATACAGCTACAAGCGCTTTATTAATCAATCCAAATGCTACATGAGAAATTAATTTAGGTGGATATAAAGGTATAACTTCTAATCCATATGAAATGTCTTATAAAGTAGATGACTTATTAAATCTAGATGCTAATAAAAATTTAGTAGGATTCTATGACTTTACCAATAATAAATTAGTTTCAGTTGCAGAAAACGGTACATTACAAACTCCAGTTAATGTATCTTCTGATGGAAAGAAAATTGAAGTTGCTTACATGAGCTTAATTTTACCTCTTGCTAAGAAAACAACTGAAAAAGTAACTGAAGATGGTAAAGAGGTTGAAAAAGAAAAATCTATCTTATCATTTGATGAAACAGTATACAAAGATAACTTAAGTCAACTTAGATTAATCCTTGCAGTAAGTGATGATAAGTTGTATGCTAAAGCACAAAAAGCTTTTGCTGATCTTGGATATCTTGCACATGTTGATAAAAACATTAAAGAAATAACAAAAGGAATGCCTATTGTGGCTAAGTAA
- a CDS encoding MSC_0882 family membrane protein, translated as MLNQNPDLQQVTTQVPTAFDKPLKSNYRTDKEGIIPSNLYTVISREKSLAIMQFLFWFVIFLASVTGIILNYFFNTVHNPKQGIGWYVLCGVVFLISLSLFAKALTRHKSWKRTQKNCKENCLSGNFAAITIIPDTFRSISFKKLRLSWCFAFFLTYFGIFNFILIGLLFTWNGVWHIQTGQPGDTLYININIVWEQVLNNAFGNVYTLLWIDLAVAIAVSVLFVIMQMYDRKRIAELSELLGSDAATYKTSVHAELRNENKAWIKAYIIIFIIVVLLPLALFFYLVWKGVIKRGSKK; from the coding sequence ATGCTTAATCAAAACCCTGACTTACAACAAGTGACCACACAAGTTCCTACAGCTTTTGATAAACCTTTAAAAAGTAACTATCGCACTGATAAGGAAGGTATTATTCCAAGTAACTTATACACAGTTATTTCTCGTGAAAAATCGCTTGCGATTATGCAATTCCTATTTTGGTTTGTAATATTCCTTGCAAGCGTTACTGGAATAATATTAAACTACTTCTTTAATACAGTCCATAACCCTAAACAAGGGATTGGATGATATGTATTATGTGGAGTTGTCTTCCTAATTTCGCTTAGTTTATTTGCTAAAGCTTTAACAAGACATAAATCTTGAAAAAGAACTCAAAAAAACTGTAAGGAAAATTGTTTAAGTGGGAACTTTGCTGCTATAACTATTATTCCTGATACATTTAGATCAATAAGTTTTAAGAAACTGCGTCTCTCATGATGTTTTGCATTCTTCTTAACTTATTTCGGAATCTTTAATTTTATCCTTATAGGACTGTTATTTACTTGAAATGGTGTATGACACATCCAAACCGGACAACCTGGTGATACTCTTTATATTAATATTAATATAGTCTGGGAACAAGTTTTAAATAATGCTTTCGGTAATGTTTATACATTGCTTTGAATTGATTTAGCTGTTGCAATTGCTGTTTCTGTTTTATTTGTTATTATGCAAATGTATGATAGAAAAAGAATCGCAGAACTTAGCGAGTTACTCGGAAGCGATGCTGCTACATATAAAACTTCAGTTCATGCAGAATTAAGAAATGAAAATAAAGCATGAATTAAGGCTTATATAATTATTTTCATTATAGTTGTCTTATTACCATTAGCCCTTTTCTTCTATTTAGTTTGAAAAGGTGTAATTAAAAGAGGAAGTAAAAAATAA
- the plsY gene encoding glycerol-3-phosphate 1-O-acyltransferase PlsY, whose translation MTGNFDILIFSTVLLNLAFLLFGYLIGSLNTSIIFGKFKNKDVRDSFSGNAGATNTSRVFGVKIGVLILIIDAFKTIMVVYLATGIAYWVNQVPQIHGKLYSFQQYQPMIAIPLLAGLGVIIGHCFPVFFGFKGGKGVACTIGFIISYNIVLLPIAAVFFFAMIFWKKYVSLAGIVTAVLLIPFVFIPWMSNSVVAFPANFYWLNWTKDWNVRQNFIPSDQLGYVKYISTTVLNVAPECMGIIYVAAAGVLISMHKDNIKRLIKGEERKFSTKK comes from the coding sequence ATGACTGGTAATTTTGATATTTTGATATTTTCAACAGTATTACTAAATTTAGCTTTTTTACTGTTTGGATATTTAATTGGTTCATTAAACACTTCTATAATTTTTGGGAAATTTAAAAACAAAGATGTGAGAGATTCATTTTCTGGTAATGCTGGAGCAACAAACACTTCAAGAGTTTTTGGTGTTAAAATAGGCGTGCTAATTTTAATAATTGATGCCTTTAAAACTATAATGGTAGTTTATTTAGCTACAGGAATAGCTTATTGAGTTAATCAAGTTCCCCAAATCCATGGTAAACTTTATAGTTTTCAACAATATCAACCAATGATAGCAATTCCTTTATTAGCTGGATTAGGAGTGATCATCGGACACTGTTTTCCAGTCTTTTTTGGATTTAAAGGTGGAAAAGGAGTAGCTTGCACAATAGGGTTTATTATAAGTTATAATATTGTTCTTTTACCAATTGCTGCTGTATTCTTTTTTGCGATGATTTTTTGGAAAAAATATGTTTCACTCGCTGGTATAGTAACAGCAGTATTACTAATACCATTTGTTTTTATTCCTTGAATGTCAAATAGTGTTGTAGCCTTTCCTGCAAACTTTTACTGATTGAACTGGACAAAAGATTGAAATGTTCGTCAAAACTTTATACCAAGTGATCAATTAGGATATGTTAAGTATATCTCAACCACTGTGTTAAATGTTGCACCTGAATGTATGGGAATTATTTATGTTGCTGCTGCTGGAGTTCTTATTTCAATGCACAAAGATAATATTAAAAGATTAATAAAAGGTGAAGAAAGAAAGTTTTCAACTAAAAAATAA